Sequence from the Aneurinibacillus sp. REN35 genome:
CAAGCGTTGCCAGAAGAACAACGAAGGAGAGTCCAGGTACGCCGGCAATCCCTTTGGATGTTAGCATCAGTACAAGCGCAAAGGTAATCTGCTGCGTGATGGATAAGTCAATGCCGTACATCTGTGCGATGAATATACCCGCAAGCGCTTGATACAGCGTACTACCATCTAAATTGAACGAGTAGCCAGTCGGAATAACGAAAGATACAATTCCTTTTGGACAGCCCATTTTCTCAAGCTTCTCCATAATACGCGGAAGTACTGCTTCACTACTTGCTGTAGAGTACGCAAGCAGGAGCTCTTCTTTCAGCATAACCATCAAGCGGAAGATGTTCACGCCTGCCCACTTGGAAATAATACCGAGAATAACAACAATGAAGAAAATCATTGTTAAATATACAATAATCATTAATTTGCCGAGCGGAATCAGCGACGAGAGACCGAATTTTGAAACGGTTACACCAATCAGTGCGAATACACCGAATGGAGCAAATTTCATAACCATATTGGTTAGATTAAACATTGTCTCTGCAATTAATTCAAAGAAATGAATGAGCGGCTTACCGCGTTCACCAAGCTTTGCTAAAGCCAGACCAAACATAACAGCGAAGAAGATAATCGCCAAATTGTTGCCGCTTGCCATCGCATCGACCACGTTTGTTGGTACGATGTTTACCAATGTTTCGGCAAATCCGTGCGATTGCGTTTCTTGTGTTGTATTTACATACTTACTAATATCAGATTGTGCAAGGTTGTTCATATTAATGCCAGCGCCTGGTTGGAAGATGTTTGCTACCAACAGACCGATAATAATGGCAACCGTTGTGATCACTTCGAAATAAATAATCGTTTTACCACCCAGTCGTCCAAGGTTCTTTCCGGTACCAACACCGGCTACCCCTACGATCAATGTAGAAATAATGATTGGTACAACGATCATTTTAATTAAATGAATAAAAATTGCTCCGATCGGGTCAAGAACGGCCGCTACTTTCGGGTTACCATAGAAGATGGCCCCGACGGCGATACCTAAAATCAGACCGAGGAAAATCTGCCATACGAGTCCGAATTTTTTCATTTTGTCACCGCTTTCATTGAGGATTTATTTAATTACGTTACTGGTTGATAAATTAAGTTTATTTTGGATCGACAAGATTCTACATGAAACTTCAAAAAGATTCATCGAAAATAAAAAAACACCCGAATATCGGGTGAAATTACAGGTAATCTTTCCTATTTATTCTTTGCATACAAATAATTGTATTTTGAAGCATGCTTTACTTCATCCGTAAGAATTTCAAACACCATATTTTTAAATACCTTATAGGGAACCATAAAGTAAATCCTTCGATATAATTCTACCGCACTCAATTCACCAAACAACGCTTTCTGGATACCGTTTAGATAACTTGTCGGCTTCTCAAAAGGCTCACTGCTGCTTGCTTCGATCATCTGCCCTGTTAGCGTATAGTATATCTGCTTGAACATCCGGCGGTGCCTGCGCTCATCATTACGGATAGATGTAATAATATCAATATCTTCTTGTGATGGGGCATTCTGAATTAAATAGTCATAAAACAGTTCATCGTTGCGCTCCCCCTGTACCGCCTTTTGCAACAGTGGCAGTACTGCCTGCTGATTTGTCTGATACATCGCATACGAATTTGTCTGCATACTAGGCGTCTGCTGTTGCATCATCTGTGTCATTGGCGGACGATACATAATTGGCTGATAACTGCCGGCAGCATAAAATGGTAGCATCCTGCTTCCTCCTTCAGCTTACAATATCCCTTCATTGTATGCAGAAAGAGAAAAAGCGCCATAAGCAACATCGCTTAGACGCTTTTTTTACTTTCCTGTTTATTGCATATGCGCGGGACGCGGCAGGGAGCCGGTGCGACGATAAATGTCTGCTAATTCATCGATTTCTTTTTTCAACTCTTCGACAAGCTTATCTTCCGGAATCTTACGTGCGATTTCACCATGCTTGAACAGCAAGCCTTCACCGCGTGCTCCTGCGATGCCAATATCGGCTTCACGCGCTTCTCCCGGGCCGTTGACCGCACAGCCAAGTACCGCCACTTTGATTGGTGCCTTAATCGCTGCAATGTAATCTTCAATCTCGTTGGCAACTGAGATTAAGTCAATCTCAATCCTACCGCATGTCGGGCAGGAGATTAACGTGGCGGCATCAGATAAAAGCCCGAATGTCTTCAGCAACTCGCGCCCTACCTTAATTTCTTCTACCGGATCTGCGCTAAGAGAGACGCGCATCGTTGATCCAATACCTTGCGCAAGCAGTGTACCGAGCCCTGCAGCACTTTTTACCGTACCGGCAAATAATGTACCTGCTTCCGTAATGCCCAAGTGTAGCGGATAATTAAATGCGGCGGCAGCTTTCTGATACGCTTCAATCGCAAGCGGTACATTAGACGCCTTCAGCGATACGATAATATCATGAAAATCAAGTTCCTCAAGAATGGAGATATGGTGCAGGGCGCTCTCCACCATCGCCTCTGCTGTTGGATAGCCGTATTTCTCAAGCAGATGCTTCTCAAGCGAACCTGCGTTCACACCGATCCGAATCGGCACTCCGTGCGCTTTGCAGGCACGAACCACTTCTTCTACCTTCTCCCGCCGGCCAATATTGCCGGGATTGATCCGCACTTTATCAATACCGTTCTCAATCGCTTTGAGTGCAAGCTTATAGTCAAAATGAATATCAGAAACGAGCGGGATCGAAATATTCTGCTTGATCTCCTTGATCGCTTCCGCCGCTTCCATATTGTTTACAGTCACACGGACAATCTGGCAGCCCGCTTCTTCAAGACGGTGAATCTGTTCTACCGTCGCGGCTACGTCTGCGGTCTTGGTCGTTGTCATGCTTTGCACAATAACTTGATCGCTTCCGCCGATTGTTAAATTCCCAACCTTTACAGGTCTGGTCTGTGTACGATGATACATCTCTTTGGCTCCTTTATTAGGATAGATTTGTTGCTCACCTGTTTTATCTTATCATAAAAACAAAAGAGCGAGAATGCATCATCTGTATGTTATCTACACTCATCTAACCTAGCCTTCGAACAATCGGCTGAGATCTACACCTCGCTCCTGTAAAATCTGCCGCAGCACTTGCTTATGCTGCTGCTCCGTATATGTATTCATACCAAGCGTCAGCGCCGCCGACATTTCAATATCATATAGAATGTCTTCTAGCTCACTTGTAGACAGGACATTATAACGGTCATATAAACTCTTCATCTCGCTCATATTTGGTTTCATCCTCCAATTTCACATGTTTTCTTTCTATTACTATATGTGCTGCTTATGTTGAGCGTTCGCTCGTACCAATAAGCGAAACAACCGCTTCATAAAGTGAGCCAAAGATATAATCCGGCTGTGGGCTTTTGTTCTGTAAATTCTCTTTACTAATATAGATGGTTTGCAGACCAGCCCGATGCCCAGCCTGAACATCTGTATAGAAATCTCCTACCATATAACTCTGTGCAGGATCAATCTCATGACGCTTCATCAGATCAAGCAGCATCCCTGGCTCAGGCTTACGGCAGGCACATCCTTGCTTCGGCTTGTGTGTGCAAGCCACGATCTCAACCAACCTACCACCCGCCTCTACAATGGCTTCATCCATATGCTGATGAATCTCATCGAGCGCTTCCTGCTTCATAAACCCCAATCCGACCCCACCTTGATTGGTTACCACAAATACGCTGTATCCGGATTCATGAAGCATGCGAATGGCTTCAAGCGCACCGGACATAAATAAAAATTGCCCTACATGGTTAATCGGGTGCGGATTTTCATTAATAACTCCATCCCGATCGAGAAAGAACGCCTTCTTCACGATTTCACTCCTTTATACCCGGTTCATAAGATACACAACCGTTTTATAAGCTACAAAAAATTCACAATTATCACATACACTTCCCAATATTTGAGATATCATATGCTATAATAAATATGACATCAGGATGCACATGACAAATCATCGCGAAAGGAGTCTTCTGCCATGGAAGACAAGTATATCTGTAAATGCGGAATGTATACGTACCATTGCGAATGCTTGCCTGCTGCGCCTTATTATGATGATGTGCTTCACCAACTTACGCATGGACATGAAACCGTTGTCAGCGAAGAGGAGATTACAACCATCCTGCGTCTCATCCCCAAGCAAAAAAAGGCACGCTTAGTTCTGCATCCTGTGCAAAACGGTTACTATTCCATGCAAGTGATACATGAATCACCGCTGCCCCATAGATAAGGTTTACATGAATAAGCCCGGCCCATGTGCCGGGCTTATTCTATACTTTTCCTCATTCTTTTTACTTTTATTTATCCTCTGAGTATGGCAAAAGCCGCTCCGCATACAGCGGAACGACTTCTTGTGGTACTATAATAAACCGAATTTCTTCGCTTCAAACTCCAACTCTTCACGGAATTTTGGATGCGAGATGGCGAGTAGCTCTCTGGTACGCTGCGCAATACTTTTACCACGCATGCTCGCTACCCCATATTCTGTAACAATATGGTCTACATCATTCTTGGATGTAGTTACCGCAGAACCGATGGTCAATTGAGGTCGAATGCGGGAGATTGACTCATCGCGCGTTGTAGAATGCAGGCAGATGAACCCCTTTCCATTCTTGGCAAATCGAGCGCCCCGCGCAAAATCAGCCTGTCCGCCGCTTGAACTGTAATAGCGCCCAGCAATCGTTTCGGATGCGCACTGCCCCATGAAATCGACTTCTGTTGTCGCATTAATTGAAATCATATTGTCTTCCTGAGCAATGATGCGCGGGTCATTCACATAATCGACCGGCAGCATTTCCACTCCTGTATTCTCATCAATGAAATCATACAGTTTTTTAGAACCAAGCGCGAACGTACCCACGATTTTTCCGGCATGTGTCTTTTTTTCAATTCCATTAACAACACCTTTTTCCGCCAGGTCTACTACACCATCCGTTAGAAGTTCTGTATGAATCCCTAAATTTTTATGATTCTGCAAGAAACCAATGATTGCATTAGGAATTGCCCCAATGCCCGCCTGCAGTGTAGCACCGTTTTGAATGCGTTCTACCACATGAGCAGCAATGCGACGGTCAATCTCTGTAATTTTTGGCTCCTTCGCTTCATGCAGGGGATAATCAACGTCAATATAACCAAGAACCTGGCTGATGTGCACCTGATTGGCACCAAACGTACGCGGCATATTCGGATTCACTTCCAGGAAAAACGGCACTTTGCCGATGAAGGAAGCAACATAATCTGCTTGTGTACCGAGTGAGAAGTAACCATGTTCATCCATAGGCGCTGCTGCTGCTAGAATCATAGATGCCTTTGTTGTCTCTTTAAGCAAGCGCGGTACTTCATGAAAATGATTGGGAACAAGCTCACATTCTCCGGCAAGAAACGCTTTGCGTGAAGCACCACTCAAAAAATAGGCCACATGGCGCAAATGATCTCCACATTTGCCATAAATGTAGTCACGCTCTTTCAACGCATGCATCTGATGAATACGTACACCGCTAAAACGTTCCGCGTGCTTCTCAATTGTATCAAGAAGCACAATCGGCTCTCCATTGGCGAGTGGGACAATCAGATCGTCTCCGCTGTTTATATAGCCCAGTACATCCTCCGGCGTCTTGCGCTTGCTCTCCATATCAAGTAGTTGATTCATGCATTAAACCTCCGCTATATATTCCCTTACCTTTACCCATAATAAAGGCCAATTTTACCAAGAGCAAGAGAGAATTCTGTCAAATATATGAAAAGTCCATCCCGGTGCGATCCAGGATGGACTCTTGTTTACCTAATTTTTGTATGCATCTTGCTTCTGTTTGAGTACGTCCGCTTCTACAACTTCCATCTCACCTACGCCGCGAATGAGCTTGCGAGCATAGCTCTTTTTCGGCTTCAGAACATTTACCATGTATTCGATGGCAAGCTCAGGATCTACCGTATCGCCGCACGTATAGCAATCCAATGCGGCAAATCCTCGTTCTGGGTACGTATGAATGGAAATATGGCTTTCCGATAACAGAACCAGTACCGTTGCGCCCTGTGGTTCAAATTGCTTCGCTTGCACGGATAAAACCGTTGCTCCACAGGCTTCCGCAGCTTCGACGAGGTGATGCTGCAGATATTCCGCACTGTTCAATTTCTCAAAATCAACACCCCAAGTATCAATCGCAACATGTCTTCCGAAAGTAGAATATTCCATCTTCCGGTCCCCCCTCCTAGCAATTTCATGTTCAAAACTCTCGCTAGGACCTACGTCATTCACTTTATTTCGAGGAGAAACTTCCTTGAGTGAATCCTGGTTCCTATTTTGTTCACAACAAGGAGAATATATCATGTTTCTACAATTTATGCAATGCATTTTTGCTATTTCTTGGAGAATGCTTGTATAGTATTCTACGCTTCTGCTACAAATAACTGATGAGAGAGCTTCTCTAACTGACGATCGACGTCTTCTGTGGACAGATGAGCAGCAAGACGGCCATTGCGGAAATCAAGCAGTTGATCAATCTGTACCCGAAGCCATGCAATCTGGTCCTCCACTCCTCTCGCTTCAAAGAGACGCTGAAGGTCTCCTACCGTATCCCGGTATTCAAATACAAGCGATTGACTATCGCCTTTTTGCTCAATGATTTTCATTACTTTTCCTTCGTTGTAATGATAGATCATCGTATATGACGGATAGACACGGTGGACAACTGCGCTTCCTTTGAAGCGGCGTACAGCTTGTCGCATATGGTTGGCTAATTTCGCATCCCGGATGGTATAGCCGCCCTCAAAGGTATAGGTGGCACCAACCAGTTTAAAGGACAGGGGAATCAGGCGCTCCCTATCAAATAACACGATTTCTTTCTCGCCGTTCTCATACACTCGAACTTCTGATTTAAACTCTCCGGTTTGAAACATTTCGATAAAAGACTGCAGCTGTAATGTGCTTAACTCAAGGACAAGTTTCTTGTATTCGGTGGCTACTCGTTGAGCCATACAAATCTCTCCTATACATTTTTTCCTGCTGCTATTTATTATACCGAAAATCCATAACCATTCTCCAATCGCCTGTGCTATAGAAATAGAGAGTTTTTTATAGTTATAGAGAGATAAACGCTCTATATGGCGATTGATTCTTGCTGACATACGTTATATTATGAAAAATTACATTTTACTTTGTCTCGCGCACATTTTCGCCGTATTTATCCTTTCCACACAAA
This genomic interval carries:
- a CDS encoding cation:dicarboxylate symporter family transporter yields the protein MKKFGLVWQIFLGLILGIAVGAIFYGNPKVAAVLDPIGAIFIHLIKMIVVPIIISTLIVGVAGVGTGKNLGRLGGKTIIYFEVITTVAIIIGLLVANIFQPGAGINMNNLAQSDISKYVNTTQETQSHGFAETLVNIVPTNVVDAMASGNNLAIIFFAVMFGLALAKLGERGKPLIHFFELIAETMFNLTNMVMKFAPFGVFALIGVTVSKFGLSSLIPLGKLMIIVYLTMIFFIVVILGIISKWAGVNIFRLMVMLKEELLLAYSTASSEAVLPRIMEKLEKMGCPKGIVSFVIPTGYSFNLDGSTLYQALAGIFIAQMYGIDLSITQQITFALVLMLTSKGIAGVPGLSFVVLLATLGSVGIPIEGLAFIAGIDRLLDMMRTVVNVVGNSVAAIVMSKWEGQFNKEEANEYLENFGRTAQSN
- the ispG gene encoding flavodoxin-dependent (E)-4-hydroxy-3-methylbut-2-enyl-diphosphate synthase, translated to MYHRTQTRPVKVGNLTIGGSDQVIVQSMTTTKTADVAATVEQIHRLEEAGCQIVRVTVNNMEAAEAIKEIKQNISIPLVSDIHFDYKLALKAIENGIDKVRINPGNIGRREKVEEVVRACKAHGVPIRIGVNAGSLEKHLLEKYGYPTAEAMVESALHHISILEELDFHDIIVSLKASNVPLAIEAYQKAAAAFNYPLHLGITEAGTLFAGTVKSAAGLGTLLAQGIGSTMRVSLSADPVEEIKVGRELLKTFGLLSDAATLISCPTCGRIEIDLISVANEIEDYIAAIKAPIKVAVLGCAVNGPGEAREADIGIAGARGEGLLFKHGEIARKIPEDKLVEELKKEIDELADIYRRTGSLPRPAHMQ
- the speD gene encoding adenosylmethionine decarboxylase, which encodes MEYSTFGRHVAIDTWGVDFEKLNSAEYLQHHLVEAAEACGATVLSVQAKQFEPQGATVLVLLSESHISIHTYPERGFAALDCYTCGDTVDPELAIEYMVNVLKPKKSYARKLIRGVGEMEVVEADVLKQKQDAYKN
- a CDS encoding D-glycero-alpha-D-manno-heptose-1,7-bisphosphate 7-phosphatase, whose product is MKKAFFLDRDGVINENPHPINHVGQFLFMSGALEAIRMLHESGYSVFVVTNQGGVGLGFMKQEALDEIHQHMDEAIVEAGGRLVEIVACTHKPKQGCACRKPEPGMLLDLMKRHEIDPAQSYMVGDFYTDVQAGHRAGLQTIYISKENLQNKSPQPDYIFGSLYEAVVSLIGTSERST
- a CDS encoding acetyl-CoA hydrolase/transferase family protein, which produces MNQLLDMESKRKTPEDVLGYINSGDDLIVPLANGEPIVLLDTIEKHAERFSGVRIHQMHALKERDYIYGKCGDHLRHVAYFLSGASRKAFLAGECELVPNHFHEVPRLLKETTKASMILAAAAPMDEHGYFSLGTQADYVASFIGKVPFFLEVNPNMPRTFGANQVHISQVLGYIDVDYPLHEAKEPKITEIDRRIAAHVVERIQNGATLQAGIGAIPNAIIGFLQNHKNLGIHTELLTDGVVDLAEKGVVNGIEKKTHAGKIVGTFALGSKKLYDFIDENTGVEMLPVDYVNDPRIIAQEDNMISINATTEVDFMGQCASETIAGRYYSSSGGQADFARGARFAKNGKGFICLHSTTRDESISRIRPQLTIGSAVTTSKNDVDHIVTEYGVASMRGKSIAQRTRELLAISHPKFREELEFEAKKFGLL
- a CDS encoding non-ribosomal peptide synthetase module, with protein sequence MAQRVATEYKKLVLELSTLQLQSFIEMFQTGEFKSEVRVYENGEKEIVLFDRERLIPLSFKLVGATYTFEGGYTIRDAKLANHMRQAVRRFKGSAVVHRVYPSYTMIYHYNEGKVMKIIEQKGDSQSLVFEYRDTVGDLQRLFEARGVEDQIAWLRVQIDQLLDFRNGRLAAHLSTEDVDRQLEKLSHQLFVAEA
- a CDS encoding ferritin-like domain-containing protein, which produces MLPFYAAGSYQPIMYRPPMTQMMQQQTPSMQTNSYAMYQTNQQAVLPLLQKAVQGERNDELFYDYLIQNAPSQEDIDIITSIRNDERRHRRMFKQIYYTLTGQMIEASSSEPFEKPTSYLNGIQKALFGELSAVELYRRIYFMVPYKVFKNMVFEILTDEVKHASKYNYLYAKNK